The sequence ACGGTCGAGCCCGACCTCTCCAAGATCTTCCCCGAAGGTGCCGATCGGGCCCAGCAGCAGGCGCCCGGCCTGCCGCCGGCGCCGAGCGAGGGGGGGCCGTCCCCCGCACTCCCCGAAGCCGTGGCAGATGCCGGCGCCTCGCGCGGCTCCGATGGCCCGCCCATCGAAGGCAGCGTCGTGCTCGCTCCGGAGGTCGCGGATGACGCGAACCCGCGTGCCATCCTCTTCATCATTGCGCGCCGCGGTGGGGGAGGCCCGCCGCTCGCGGTGAAGCGCATCCCGCGCCCGAGCTTCCCGGTCTCGTTCCAGCTCGGGCCGGAAGACAAGATGATCCAGCAGATGCCCTTCGTCGGGCCGATCACCTTGACCGCGCGCCTCGACGCGGACGGCAACGCCACCAGCCGGGAGCCCGGCGACCTGATGGGCAGTGGCGTAGACGGCCCGGTCGACACCGGTGCAACGGGCGTCGTGATCCGGCTGGATACGAAGCTGCCCTAGCGCCCCTCGCTCGGCGGTGGTCGCTCGGTCCGGCTAGCGCCGCCGCCGCGCCATCGCGAACACGAGCACGCCGCCCGCGAGCAGCAGCCACGCGCGGCCAGGCTCGGGCAGCGAGATGATCTCGACGTCGTCGTCCTGCATCTGAGTCTGGGTGCCCGCGCGCCGCGCCGCCCAGGAGTCTTCGGCTTCGGCGACGGCATCGCACGACATGTTGATCGGCGGGGGGCCGACGATTCCGAGCTGAGCGACCAACCGACCGTTTGCAGGGTCGCACGGGACAGTTGGCGGCCCCGTCGCACCGGCTCCCGTGCAGATCGGGTCCAGGAGGATGGGCACGAAGGAGCCGGGCAGGGACCGCGTCGTGTCCTCGATGAAGGCGGTGAACGTGTCGTTCGTGAGGCCGAAGAGCGGTGTCTCGCGCACGCAGCCGTAGCCGCCCGGCGGATCCACGGGCAGGCTCATCAACGGGAAGTCGCTGAAGACCTGGTTCACTGGCAGCTGCAGCGTCAGGATCGCGTCGAAGATCGGCAGGGCCGCGATCGCATCGGCTACGGGCAGGCTCGCATCGATCACGCGCCCGAAGGCGGTGAAGCCCACGCCGTCGGTCGAGTCGAGGAACAGGTTGTCGACCAGGTTCACGAACCACTGGCTCGTGGCGCTGTCGGGCTGTCCGCCCAGCCGCGCCATGGCGATCGTGCCGCGCGTGTTCGAGAGGCAGGGTTCGTTGGCGATCGGCGGGTCGGTAGGAATGCCAGCGTAGATGGGGCCGACGTCGCGGAAGCCACCGGTCTGGATCACGAACCCGGGCACGCTGCGGTGGAAGACGACGTTGTCGTAGTCGCCGTCGTTCATGTAGTTCAAGAAGTTCTGGACGGTGTTGGGCGCGGTGTTCGGATACAGCTCGAGCGTCATCAGGCCCATGTTCGTGTTGACCTGAACGTAGACGGCCC comes from Myxococcota bacterium and encodes:
- a CDS encoding peptidylprolyl isomerase yields the protein MRIRESRLRALAWLACAALWALPATTHAQIAGCVPDLSGAVYVQVNTNMGLMTLELYPNTAPNTVQNFLNYMNDGDYDNVVFHRSVPGFVIQTGGFRDVGPIYAGIPTDPPIANEPCLSNTRGTIAMARLGGQPDSATSQWFVNLVDNLFLDSTDGVGFTAFGRVIDASLPVADAIAALPIFDAILTLQLPVNQVFSDFPLMSLPVDPPGGYGCVRETPLFGLTNDTFTAFIEDTTRSLPGSFVPILLDPICTGAGATGPPTVPCDPANGRLVAQLGIVGPPPINMSCDAVAEAEDSWAARRAGTQTQMQDDDVEIISLPEPGRAWLLLAGGVLVFAMARRRR